A genomic stretch from Bacterioplanes sanyensis includes:
- the plsX gene encoding phosphate acyltransferase PlsX, whose product MFTIAVDVMGGDLGPRVAFKACRKWLANESKDSQLLLVMTADHQQQAQEQLADYSGRVRFVLADSVISMSDSPAQALRHKISSTMAMALQLHADGEADAVLSVGNTGALMALARQRLGMYADFDRPALAACLPTRQRPVLMLDLGANLDSSAQQLEQFAALGLAWQMMQGNAARRMALLNIGQESCKGTSTIKDAAERLRERWPEQFVGFCEGTDIYTGELDVVVCDGFVGNVALKTSEGLSSWLSEQIQREFQRHFWGRSFYPLLRPIIARLLRRFNASRYAGALLLGVQGMVVKSHGNSDWRSLNNALCFVHAQLQQGGQAAYARSLASCQ is encoded by the coding sequence ATGTTTACCATTGCGGTAGATGTCATGGGCGGGGACTTAGGTCCCCGCGTTGCGTTTAAGGCCTGCCGAAAGTGGCTCGCCAACGAATCCAAAGACAGCCAGTTATTGTTAGTCATGACGGCTGATCATCAACAGCAAGCGCAAGAGCAGCTGGCCGATTATTCGGGTCGTGTTCGTTTTGTGTTGGCTGACTCTGTTATTTCCATGTCTGACTCGCCGGCCCAGGCGCTGCGTCACAAAATATCCTCCACCATGGCAATGGCGCTGCAACTGCACGCCGATGGCGAAGCCGATGCGGTTTTATCCGTCGGTAATACCGGTGCATTAATGGCGCTGGCGCGTCAGCGCTTAGGAATGTATGCCGATTTTGACCGCCCGGCGTTAGCCGCTTGCTTACCGACCAGACAGCGTCCGGTGTTGATGTTGGATCTAGGCGCCAATCTGGATTCCAGTGCGCAGCAATTAGAGCAATTTGCTGCCCTCGGTTTGGCATGGCAAATGATGCAAGGCAATGCCGCGCGGCGCATGGCGCTATTAAATATTGGTCAGGAGTCTTGCAAAGGCACCAGCACGATAAAAGACGCGGCCGAGCGATTGCGTGAGCGCTGGCCGGAGCAGTTTGTCGGCTTTTGTGAAGGTACCGATATCTATACCGGTGAGCTGGATGTGGTGGTGTGCGACGGTTTTGTCGGCAACGTGGCGTTAAAAACCAGTGAGGGATTGTCTTCCTGGTTATCTGAACAAATTCAGCGTGAATTTCAGCGTCATTTTTGGGGGCGGAGTTTTTATCCCTTGCTCAGACCAATTATTGCGCGATTATTGCGTCGTTTTAATGCCAGTCGTTACGCCGGAGCGCTGTTGCTAGGGGTGCAAGGCATGGTGGTAAAAAGCCACGGTAATTCGGACTGGCGGTCGCTGAATAATGCCCTGTGCTTTGTTCACGCTCAGCTGCAACAAGGCGGCCAGGCTGCCTATGCACGATCGCTGGCGTCTTGTCAGTGA
- a CDS encoding HAD family hydrolase — protein sequence MKYELVVFDWDGTLVDSTGRIVDSMQRAAAAQGLATVSDFAVQNIIGLGLPEALETLWPGMGAEQQAAMTEVYARYFVSDSSVSMDFFPGAHALLDRLRASGRNLAVATGKSRRGLDRMLHGLDVGRYFAATRCADETVSKPDPCMLNELLQELSVSADRALMVGDTTYDLEMASAAGVASLAMTHGAHDEAILRRHGPVAVCHNLNELNNWIENNG from the coding sequence GTGAAGTACGAGTTGGTGGTGTTTGACTGGGACGGCACTTTGGTCGATTCAACCGGGCGCATTGTTGATAGCATGCAGCGCGCGGCGGCGGCGCAGGGATTGGCCACTGTGTCTGACTTTGCGGTGCAGAATATTATTGGCCTGGGTTTACCAGAAGCGTTGGAAACTCTGTGGCCTGGCATGGGGGCTGAGCAGCAAGCGGCAATGACGGAAGTCTATGCGCGTTATTTTGTATCAGACAGCTCAGTGTCGATGGATTTTTTCCCCGGTGCTCATGCGCTGCTGGACCGTTTGCGCGCCAGTGGACGCAATTTGGCGGTGGCTACTGGAAAAAGCCGTCGTGGTCTTGATCGCATGTTGCACGGGCTGGATGTTGGGCGCTATTTTGCTGCCACCCGCTGCGCCGATGAAACCGTATCCAAGCCCGACCCTTGCATGTTGAACGAGTTACTGCAGGAGTTGTCTGTGTCTGCGGATCGTGCCTTGATGGTGGGCGATACCACCTATGATTTGGAGATGGCCAGTGCTGCCGGCGTCGCCTCGCTGGCCATGACCCATGGCGCGCATGATGAGGCGATATTGCGCCGTCATGGCCCGGTGGCGGTGTGTCACAACCTGAATGAATTAAACAACTGGATAGAAAACAATGGATGA
- the rpmF gene encoding 50S ribosomal protein L32, whose product MAVQKNKVTRSKRGMRRSHDALDSGAVALTTDPTTGETHRRHHVTLDGFYRGKKVVETGND is encoded by the coding sequence ATGGCGGTTCAAAAAAACAAAGTGACTCGTTCAAAGCGCGGTATGCGTCGTTCTCACGATGCTCTGGACAGCGGTGCCGTTGCCCTGACTACCGATCCAACGACTGGTGAAACGCATCGTCGTCACCACGTAACGCTCGACGGTTTTTACCGTGGCAAAAAAGTCGTGGAGACTGGCAACGACTGA
- a CDS encoding Rne/Rng family ribonuclease → MKRMLINATQTEELRVALVDGQKLYDLDIETGAREQKKSNIYKGKITRIEPSLEAAFVDFGAERHGFLPLKEVAREYFIKDPGPGRINIKEVLKEGQEVIVQVDKEERGNKGAALTTQVSLAGRYLVLMPNNARAGGISRRIEGDERTELREAMKGVSVPDRMGVIVRTAGIGRSSEELQRDLDYLVQLWDAIKTASDENAAPTLLLQESNVILRAIRDYLRQDVGEVLIDTEEAYQEALDFVSRVMPQFQNKFKRYEDSVPLFNRYQIESQIESAFQREVKLPSGGSIVIDPTEALVSIDINSARATKGSDIEETALNTNLEAADEVARQLRLRDMGGLVVIDFIDMMSNKNQREVENRLKGALELDRARVQVGRISRFGLIEMSRQRLRPSLEETSGHVCPRCNGTGVIRGIQSVGLSILRLIEEEAAKENTGQVRAVVPNPVASFLLNEKRALIGEIEQRHDTRVMILPNPHMDTPHFEVQRLRPDDTLIDEISYEQKLEGGEPEYGIDLADGDNIKPQRAAVKAVAPAPAQAPVAEAEEKPGFFKRLSSALSTLFESSEEDSTPATKQPSSKPNKGQRQGSKGNNNRRNGNNANKERRNDNRSERSRQDNAKSARPNKSDDKSERQSDKPARNSKRDNQRDSQRDNSARGNQRDTARDNQSDEKRVDHRSNKAASDKSSGDNKAPRRDRSQGNSTRKRPNKPDFSDEPDTVVIGQQGKTESTEAVATPDNSAAGTEAESTERRPRRSRRRNRSEKPRDTAESQANANNSDATASDNTADSTAKNDAVKPAEAAPSADNQAVEEKAPAQAAEAKSSDTQSADKEPAATSESATTETDESAGSKGRRRTRRSRSKADSRNKESAGAVEASNTSDTVATDEASDNNKVAAKTETQPSQTEVPEAKAQAKADKGEAAADTGATSDSKAEEKPRRPRRSQRKAAPKSEPTAEATGGDNAGHKAEAKTAAPVVAESAPEAATGKSNDDAPKSDDNSDVTADTVDNGKVSRPRRSRRRAAGRAPNDPRNQLEASAAQGGDASVTAEAHSVEKTPLAEEAPAAEKPSVVEKPEAAKPATAEDAASNAENSDAGSNQAETHAETPATDTAKVDAEPAKAQPQAESDTEHSR, encoded by the coding sequence ATGAAAAGAATGCTAATCAATGCGACTCAAACTGAAGAGTTGCGCGTCGCCCTGGTGGATGGGCAAAAACTGTACGACCTCGACATCGAAACCGGTGCGCGGGAGCAGAAAAAGTCCAACATCTACAAGGGCAAAATCACCCGAATAGAACCCAGCCTAGAAGCCGCTTTTGTTGACTTCGGCGCCGAGCGTCACGGCTTTTTGCCGCTCAAAGAAGTCGCCCGCGAATACTTCATCAAAGACCCAGGCCCTGGCCGCATCAACATCAAAGAGGTGTTGAAAGAAGGGCAAGAAGTCATTGTCCAGGTCGATAAAGAAGAACGCGGCAACAAAGGCGCAGCCCTGACCACACAAGTCAGCCTGGCTGGTCGTTACTTAGTGTTGATGCCAAACAACGCCCGTGCCGGTGGCATTTCACGTCGTATTGAAGGCGATGAACGCACCGAGCTGCGCGAAGCGATGAAAGGCGTCAGCGTCCCAGATCGCATGGGCGTGATCGTGCGCACCGCCGGCATTGGTCGCAGCTCTGAAGAACTACAGCGCGACCTCGACTATCTTGTGCAGCTGTGGGATGCGATCAAAACCGCGTCCGATGAAAACGCCGCACCTACCCTGCTGCTGCAAGAAAGCAACGTTATTCTGCGCGCTATTCGCGACTACCTGCGCCAGGACGTCGGCGAAGTATTGATCGATACCGAAGAGGCGTACCAAGAAGCCTTGGATTTCGTCAGTCGTGTCATGCCGCAGTTCCAGAACAAGTTCAAGCGCTACGAAGACAGCGTCCCTCTGTTCAATCGCTACCAAATTGAAAGCCAAATAGAGAGCGCCTTCCAACGCGAAGTGAAGCTGCCATCCGGCGGCTCCATCGTTATTGATCCGACGGAGGCACTGGTGTCGATCGACATCAACTCCGCGCGCGCCACCAAAGGCTCGGACATTGAAGAAACCGCGCTGAATACCAACTTGGAAGCCGCGGATGAAGTCGCCCGCCAATTGCGTCTGCGCGACATGGGTGGCCTGGTGGTCATCGACTTTATTGACATGATGTCGAACAAGAATCAGCGCGAAGTCGAAAACCGCCTCAAGGGCGCTCTGGAGCTGGATCGCGCACGCGTACAAGTTGGCCGCATCTCTCGCTTTGGCTTGATCGAAATGTCGCGCCAGCGCTTACGCCCGTCATTGGAAGAAACCAGCGGCCACGTGTGCCCACGTTGTAATGGCACCGGTGTGATTCGCGGCATTCAGTCCGTTGGTCTGTCTATTTTGCGCCTCATCGAAGAAGAAGCCGCCAAAGAAAACACCGGCCAAGTGCGCGCCGTGGTACCAAACCCGGTCGCTAGCTTCTTGCTGAATGAAAAACGTGCCTTGATTGGTGAAATTGAGCAGCGTCACGACACTCGCGTGATGATCCTGCCCAACCCACACATGGACACACCGCACTTCGAAGTACAGCGCCTGCGCCCAGACGACACCTTGATTGATGAAATCAGCTACGAGCAGAAGCTGGAAGGCGGCGAGCCAGAGTACGGTATTGATTTGGCCGACGGCGACAACATTAAGCCACAGCGTGCTGCCGTCAAAGCGGTAGCACCAGCGCCAGCGCAAGCACCCGTGGCTGAAGCGGAAGAAAAGCCAGGCTTCTTTAAACGCCTGAGCTCTGCACTCAGCACCTTGTTTGAAAGCAGCGAAGAAGACAGCACGCCAGCGACCAAACAGCCCAGCAGCAAGCCAAACAAAGGCCAGCGCCAGGGCAGCAAAGGCAATAACAACCGTCGCAATGGCAACAACGCCAATAAAGAGCGTCGCAACGACAATCGTTCAGAGCGCAGCCGCCAGGACAACGCCAAGTCGGCGCGCCCGAATAAGAGCGATGATAAGTCTGAGCGCCAGAGTGACAAGCCTGCGCGTAACAGCAAGCGCGACAACCAACGTGACAGTCAGCGCGACAACAGCGCTCGCGGCAATCAACGCGACACCGCACGTGACAATCAGAGCGATGAAAAGCGCGTGGATCATCGCAGCAACAAAGCAGCCAGCGACAAGTCCAGTGGCGACAACAAAGCGCCGCGCCGCGACCGTAGCCAAGGCAATAGCACGCGCAAGCGCCCTAACAAGCCTGACTTCAGTGACGAGCCGGATACCGTTGTCATTGGCCAACAAGGCAAAACTGAAAGCACTGAAGCCGTTGCGACTCCAGACAACAGCGCAGCCGGCACAGAAGCAGAAAGCACAGAGCGTCGTCCACGTCGTTCACGTCGTCGCAATCGCAGCGAAAAACCGCGTGATACAGCAGAAAGCCAAGCGAATGCTAACAATAGCGACGCTACTGCAAGCGACAACACCGCTGACAGCACAGCAAAGAATGATGCTGTAAAACCAGCAGAAGCGGCGCCATCCGCTGACAACCAAGCTGTCGAAGAAAAAGCACCTGCTCAAGCAGCTGAGGCGAAATCTTCTGACACTCAATCAGCCGACAAAGAGCCAGCCGCAACGTCAGAATCAGCTACGACAGAAACTGACGAGTCAGCTGGCAGCAAAGGTCGCCGCCGTACACGTCGCTCGCGCAGCAAAGCAGATTCGCGCAACAAAGAATCAGCAGGTGCAGTCGAGGCTAGCAATACATCAGACACGGTCGCCACTGACGAAGCGTCAGACAACAATAAGGTAGCTGCCAAAACAGAAACCCAGCCGTCTCAAACCGAAGTCCCTGAAGCCAAAGCACAGGCCAAGGCTGACAAAGGCGAAGCGGCGGCAGACACCGGAGCCACGAGCGACAGCAAAGCGGAAGAAAAACCGCGCCGCCCACGTCGTTCGCAACGCAAGGCTGCACCTAAATCAGAGCCAACCGCCGAAGCGACTGGTGGCGACAATGCTGGCCACAAGGCAGAGGCAAAAACTGCAGCACCGGTGGTGGCTGAATCTGCACCTGAGGCTGCAACAGGCAAGAGCAACGATGATGCGCCAAAGTCTGACGACAACAGCGACGTGACTGCTGACACTGTCGACAATGGCAAAGTCAGCCGCCCACGCCGCAGCCGTCGCCGTGCCGCAGGTCGCGCACCCAACGATCCTCGCAACCAGCTTGAAGCCAGTGCAGCGCAAGGTGGCGACGCTAGTGTAACGGCCGAAGCGCATTCAGTTGAAAAAACGCCTTTAGCTGAGGAAGCACCTGCAGCAGAGAAGCCTTCTGTAGTTGAAAAGCCCGAAGCAGCGAAGCCAGCCACTGCTGAAGATGCTGCTTCTAATGCTGAAAACTCGGACGCTGGTAGCAACCAGGCCGAGACTCACGCGGAAACACCGGCTACAGACACAGCCAAGGTGGACGCCGAGCCAGCCAAAGCCCAACCACAGGCTGAAAGCGATACCGAGCATAGCCGTTAA
- a CDS encoding RluA family pseudouridine synthase gives MVPPELDTSQVSWLSITEANAGQRLDNFLLSTLKGVPKTLIYRIIRKGEVRVNKKRAKADTRLQDGDQLRIPPLRLPQRGETPPVSTVLRDKLDGAIVYEDEALLVVNKPSGLAVHGGSGVSLGMIEALRKMRPQHQFLELVHRLDRDTSGLVLVAKKRKALTVLQRMLADKQGIGKFYLALVHGQWPQVKSVDLPLLRTERQSGERVVRVSDEGKSALTRYRFISSGGHYSLVQAEPVTGRTHQIRVHCLTQSCTIAGDVKYRDVAEQSVDEKHKVARLCLHAWRLVFRHPLSGEWLDLQAWPDAELGAYLGRLSGGDGWRQQLEEWL, from the coding sequence ATGGTGCCACCAGAGTTAGACACCAGTCAGGTTTCCTGGCTGAGCATCACTGAGGCAAATGCTGGGCAGCGCCTGGATAATTTTTTGCTCTCTACTTTAAAAGGTGTCCCTAAGACACTGATTTATAGAATAATTCGCAAGGGCGAGGTGCGCGTTAACAAGAAGCGTGCGAAAGCCGATACGCGTCTGCAGGACGGCGACCAGCTGCGTATCCCGCCGCTGCGCCTGCCGCAACGTGGTGAAACACCGCCGGTATCGACCGTGCTGCGCGATAAGTTGGACGGCGCCATTGTTTACGAAGACGAAGCCTTGCTGGTGGTGAACAAGCCATCGGGCTTGGCGGTTCACGGCGGCAGTGGCGTTAGTCTGGGCATGATCGAGGCGCTGCGCAAAATGCGCCCGCAGCATCAGTTTTTGGAGTTGGTGCATCGGCTGGATCGTGACACCTCCGGCCTAGTGCTGGTGGCCAAGAAGCGCAAGGCACTGACCGTGCTGCAGCGCATGCTGGCAGACAAACAAGGCATTGGTAAGTTTTACTTGGCGCTGGTGCACGGCCAGTGGCCACAAGTGAAATCGGTGGATCTGCCACTGCTGCGCACCGAGCGTCAGTCAGGCGAGCGGGTGGTGCGGGTTAGCGATGAAGGCAAGTCGGCTCTGACTCGTTATCGGTTTATTTCTTCTGGCGGCCACTACAGCCTGGTACAGGCGGAGCCTGTTACAGGGCGCACCCATCAGATTCGGGTGCATTGTTTGACACAGTCGTGCACCATCGCTGGAGATGTGAAGTACCGCGATGTAGCCGAGCAGTCGGTAGACGAAAAACACAAGGTCGCGCGCTTGTGTTTGCACGCTTGGCGCTTGGTATTTCGACACCCGCTCAGTGGTGAATGGCTGGACTTGCAAGCCTGGCCGGATGCGGAGTTGGGTGCATATCTGGGGCGCTTGTCTGGCGGTGACGGTTGGCGACAACAACTTGAGGAGTGGTTGTGA
- a CDS encoding S49 family peptidase: protein MDDMNRSSSSRPADDSKEWRLIEKVLMDMQGEQRKARRWGIFFKSLTFLYLIAILWIVRMPVEEAATVGGGDSYAAVIEVNGPIAADQDASADLIVGSLRSAFKDEAALGVILRINSPGGSPVQSGYVYDEIKRLKETRPDFPVYAVIMDIGASGAYYIAAAADEIYADKASLVGSIGVVGSGFGFVDAMEKLGVERRLYTAGEHKGFLDPFSPENPEEREFWGSVLNVTHQQFINQVKAGRGDRLASDPDLFSGLVWSGEQALELGLIDGLASSSQVARDKLGTEELVNFTHQPHPWEELVRRFGASIGSGFATVLANPSLTLR from the coding sequence ATGGATGATATGAACAGAAGTAGCTCATCCCGCCCAGCAGACGACAGCAAAGAATGGCGTCTGATTGAAAAGGTGTTGATGGACATGCAGGGCGAGCAGCGCAAAGCGCGGCGCTGGGGCATCTTCTTTAAAAGTCTGACTTTTTTGTACTTGATTGCGATTCTTTGGATTGTGCGCATGCCGGTGGAGGAGGCGGCCACGGTCGGCGGCGGTGATTCCTACGCAGCGGTAATCGAGGTGAATGGCCCCATCGCTGCAGACCAGGATGCCAGTGCCGATCTGATTGTCGGCTCGTTGCGCAGTGCGTTTAAAGACGAAGCTGCGTTGGGTGTCATTTTGCGCATCAACAGCCCAGGTGGCAGTCCAGTGCAAAGCGGCTATGTCTACGATGAGATCAAGCGCTTAAAAGAAACGCGCCCGGATTTCCCTGTGTATGCCGTGATTATGGATATTGGTGCGTCTGGGGCCTATTACATCGCAGCGGCAGCAGACGAGATTTATGCTGATAAGGCCAGCTTGGTGGGCTCGATTGGCGTAGTCGGCTCCGGTTTTGGTTTCGTCGATGCGATGGAAAAGTTGGGTGTGGAGCGCCGTTTGTACACCGCCGGCGAGCACAAAGGCTTTTTGGACCCATTCTCGCCAGAGAATCCGGAAGAGCGTGAGTTCTGGGGCAGTGTACTGAATGTGACGCACCAGCAATTTATTAATCAGGTGAAAGCGGGGCGTGGTGATCGCTTGGCATCGGACCCTGATTTGTTCAGTGGTTTGGTTTGGTCGGGTGAGCAGGCGCTGGAGTTGGGCTTGATTGATGGTTTGGCATCGAGCAGCCAAGTGGCGCGTGATAAACTCGGCACCGAAGAGTTGGTAAACTTCACTCATCAGCCACACCCGTGGGAAGAGTTGGTTCGCCGCTTTGGTGCCAGTATTGGTAGTGGCTTTGCGACCGTGCTGGCCAACCCTTCATTGACCTTGCGTTAA
- a CDS encoding YceD family protein: protein MISRTMAEAQLPKRVDAAKLVDSNQQFSAQIDSQKLGRLLAAVERCEQPVDCHIEFFRDAENHRVLKGQCKTQVTMQCQRCLGSVSLEVESEFELGLVFDDERAKQLPRRLEPVIVDEDGYFDLWQVLEDEVLLSLPPFPLHPQDECQLKQPEPDTNAEPEVERENPFSVLAQLKKN from the coding sequence ATGATATCGCGCACTATGGCAGAGGCTCAACTTCCGAAGCGGGTTGATGCGGCTAAATTAGTCGATAGTAATCAACAATTTAGCGCGCAAATCGACAGTCAAAAGCTGGGTCGCCTGTTGGCAGCGGTAGAACGCTGTGAGCAGCCAGTGGATTGTCATATCGAGTTTTTCAGAGATGCTGAAAATCACCGCGTTCTGAAAGGCCAATGCAAAACTCAAGTGACCATGCAGTGTCAGCGCTGTCTGGGCTCCGTGTCACTTGAGGTGGAAAGCGAATTTGAGCTGGGGCTGGTGTTTGACGACGAGCGTGCAAAGCAATTGCCGCGTCGGTTGGAGCCGGTGATCGTAGACGAAGACGGTTACTTCGATCTTTGGCAGGTGCTAGAAGACGAAGTATTGTTGAGTCTGCCACCGTTCCCACTTCATCCGCAGGATGAGTGCCAATTAAAGCAGCCCGAGCCAGACACGAATGCCGAACCAGAAGTCGAGCGTGAAAATCCGTTCAGTGTTCTGGCTCAGCTAAAAAAGAACTAG
- the prpF gene encoding 2-methylaconitate cis-trans isomerase PrpF, whose product MSLSSDSPQIRIPATYMRGGTSKGVFFNIKDLPSKAQQVGEYRDKLLLRVIGSPDPYGKHTDGMGGATSSTSKTVLLDKSAQADHDVDYLFGQVAIDKPFVDWSGNCGNLTGAVGAFAISQGLVDAERIPENGICTVRIWQKNIEKTIIAQVPIKDGQVQECGDFELDGVTFPAAEVVIEFLDPADGEGAMFPTGNLIDRLEVPGVGTFDVTLINAGIPTAFVRASDIGYGGSELQDDINNDEAALQRFETIRAYAAVKMGLISDVSEAAARQHTPKIAFVAPPEAYVASSGKQIGAGDIDLRVRALSMGKLHHAMMGTASVAIATAAAVPGTLVNEAAGGGERREVNFGHPSGTLKVGAEAIEKDGQWSASKAIMSRSARVLMEGWVRVPPAQL is encoded by the coding sequence ATGTCCCTTTCTTCCGATAGCCCTCAAATTCGCATCCCCGCTACCTACATGCGTGGTGGTACCAGCAAGGGCGTTTTCTTTAATATCAAAGACTTACCATCTAAAGCTCAGCAGGTAGGTGAGTATCGAGACAAGTTGCTGCTGCGTGTCATTGGCAGTCCGGACCCTTATGGCAAGCATACCGATGGTATGGGTGGTGCGACGTCCAGTACCAGCAAAACCGTATTGTTGGATAAAAGTGCCCAAGCAGACCACGACGTCGATTATCTATTTGGCCAGGTGGCCATCGACAAGCCCTTTGTTGATTGGTCGGGCAACTGTGGCAATTTAACCGGCGCCGTTGGAGCCTTTGCCATTAGCCAGGGGCTAGTAGACGCCGAGCGCATACCTGAAAACGGTATTTGCACGGTGCGCATCTGGCAGAAGAACATAGAAAAAACCATTATCGCCCAGGTGCCGATAAAAGACGGTCAAGTGCAGGAATGTGGTGATTTTGAGCTCGATGGCGTGACCTTCCCGGCGGCAGAGGTGGTGATTGAGTTTCTCGATCCAGCCGATGGCGAGGGCGCTATGTTTCCGACCGGCAACCTGATCGATCGCCTGGAGGTGCCGGGTGTGGGTACTTTTGATGTCACCTTGATTAACGCCGGTATTCCTACTGCTTTTGTGCGGGCCAGTGATATTGGCTACGGCGGCTCTGAGCTGCAGGATGATATCAATAACGATGAAGCGGCACTGCAGCGCTTTGAAACCATTCGCGCTTATGCGGCCGTTAAAATGGGTTTAATTAGCGATGTCAGTGAAGCGGCTGCGCGTCAGCATACGCCGAAAATCGCCTTTGTCGCGCCGCCTGAGGCTTATGTTGCTTCCAGTGGCAAGCAAATTGGCGCTGGCGATATCGACTTGCGCGTACGGGCGCTGTCGATGGGCAAATTGCACCACGCCATGATGGGCACGGCGTCCGTGGCCATTGCTACTGCTGCCGCAGTGCCAGGTACCTTGGTGAATGAAGCGGCTGGCGGCGGTGAGCGGCGTGAGGTGAATTTTGGTCATCCGTCGGGCACGCTCAAGGTCGGTGCAGAAGCTATCGAAAAAGACGGCCAATGGAGTGCCAGCAAAGCCATTATGAGCCGCAGTGCGCGGGTATTAATGGAAGGCTGGGTAAGGGTGCCACCGGCGCAGCTTTAA
- the fabD gene encoding ACP S-malonyltransferase, protein MTDFIAFFPGQGAQHVGMLAELAEQHAVIKETFDEASQAIDLDLWALAQAGPAETLNLTYNTQPALLTASIALWRLLQQQTGELNVVAAAGHSLGEYSALVAAGAVDFATAVRLVKRRGELMDAAVPAGEGGMAAVLGLSEEQIDTLCQQVREQGLVEPANFNAPGQIVIAGESAGIAAAVTAAKELGAKRALPLSVSGPFHSSLMKAAAGEFEAELNAVEWRAPKFDVYHNVDNAPAPANEIAAKLLAQLYSPVNWTGAVQACRSSAELAIEFGPGKVLAGLNKRIDKSLITKNTADEALFAGALEALKETV, encoded by the coding sequence ATGACGGATTTTATTGCTTTTTTTCCAGGCCAAGGCGCGCAGCATGTGGGCATGCTGGCGGAGTTGGCGGAGCAGCATGCAGTAATCAAAGAGACCTTCGACGAAGCCTCTCAAGCCATTGATTTGGATTTGTGGGCGTTGGCGCAAGCCGGGCCTGCGGAAACCTTGAACCTGACCTACAACACCCAGCCGGCGCTATTGACGGCCAGCATTGCGCTGTGGCGTTTGCTGCAGCAGCAAACTGGCGAATTGAATGTCGTTGCGGCGGCGGGTCACTCGTTGGGCGAATACAGCGCTTTGGTCGCGGCCGGCGCCGTCGATTTTGCCACTGCAGTGCGTTTGGTGAAGCGCCGCGGTGAGCTGATGGACGCGGCCGTGCCTGCCGGAGAAGGTGGCATGGCTGCTGTGCTGGGGTTGTCAGAAGAGCAGATCGATACCCTGTGCCAGCAAGTGCGAGAGCAGGGCTTAGTAGAGCCTGCGAATTTTAACGCGCCGGGGCAGATTGTGATTGCCGGCGAGTCCGCTGGAATTGCTGCGGCAGTGACGGCCGCTAAAGAGCTGGGTGCCAAGCGTGCATTGCCGCTATCAGTGAGTGGCCCGTTCCATTCGAGCTTAATGAAGGCGGCTGCCGGCGAGTTCGAAGCCGAGCTCAACGCTGTAGAGTGGCGTGCGCCAAAGTTTGATGTTTATCACAATGTGGATAATGCACCAGCGCCAGCGAATGAAATAGCCGCTAAGTTGCTGGCCCAATTATACAGCCCGGTGAACTGGACTGGCGCGGTTCAGGCGTGTCGCAGTAGCGCCGAGCTGGCCATCGAATTTGGCCCAGGCAAGGTGCTTGCTGGGTTAAATAAACGCATTGATAAAAGCTTGATCACCAAAAATACCGCTGACGAGGCGCTGTTTGCAGGCGCGCTAGAGGCGCTAAAGGAGACCGTATGA